From Virgibacillus ihumii, the proteins below share one genomic window:
- the ylqF gene encoding ribosome biogenesis GTPase YlqF produces MTIQWFPGHMAKAKREAEEKLKLVDFVMELVDARAPFSSQNPMLQQILRDKSKMMVLMKKDLADNRQTEKWISYFRTNGIPAVAINVNDKSDIKEVIRLGKELSQSKMEKLKKKGINPRPGRGMILGIPNVGKSSLINRLANKKIAKIGDKPGVTKQQLWIKVQNEFELLDTPGILWPKFEDELVGYRLAAIGTIKDNLLSMQDIVAFVIKYMQQHYPEQLMERYSIDSEMDDMWDVFVSIGRQRGALESGGNVNFDKVSDLVIQDLRTGRLGRITLETP; encoded by the coding sequence GGAAAAACTGAAATTAGTTGATTTTGTGATGGAACTGGTAGATGCGCGTGCACCATTTTCTTCACAAAATCCCATGCTTCAGCAAATATTGCGGGATAAATCCAAAATGATGGTATTAATGAAAAAGGATTTGGCCGATAATCGTCAAACTGAAAAATGGATTTCTTATTTCAGGACGAATGGTATTCCTGCAGTTGCCATCAATGTCAATGATAAGTCAGATATAAAAGAAGTGATCCGGCTGGGAAAGGAACTGAGTCAGTCGAAAATGGAAAAACTCAAGAAAAAAGGAATTAATCCAAGACCAGGAAGAGGTATGATTCTGGGAATTCCTAATGTCGGCAAGTCTTCTTTGATCAATCGGCTAGCCAACAAAAAAATTGCAAAAATTGGTGATAAACCTGGTGTTACCAAACAACAGCTGTGGATAAAGGTACAAAATGAATTTGAACTTTTGGACACTCCGGGTATTCTATGGCCAAAATTTGAAGATGAACTGGTTGGTTACCGGTTGGCAGCAATTGGCACTATTAAGGATAATCTGTTGTCCATGCAGGATATTGTGGCATTCGTAATTAAATATATGCAGCAGCATTATCCGGAACAACTGATGGAGCGCTATTCGATCGATTCGGAAATGGACGACATGTGGGATGTTTTTGTTTCAATCGGAAGACAACGTGGTGCCCTTGAAAGTGGTGGCAACGTGAACTTTGACAAAGTATCAGACCTGGTTATCCAGGATCTAAGAACCGGAAGACTCGGCAGAATTACGTTGGAAACACCGTAA
- a CDS encoding ribonuclease HII: MKQKSIAVIKQLLESDDVTDTFVNELRTDERKGIQKLIDRYEKRKLQELELEQKYRRMCWYEQKNYAKSCHFIAGIDEAGRGPLAGPVVAAAVILPEDFKLLGLNDSKQLNETTRDAFFEIIKENAVSYGISMVSSQEIDQVNIYEATKLAMYRAVDQLDPKPDHVLIDAVNLEKLPCSSEAITKGDQKSVSIAAASILAKVTRDTAMRQLHEKYSVYGFASNMGYGTQQHLEALRKHGATPYHRNSFAPVREAFLR, translated from the coding sequence GTGAAACAGAAGTCGATTGCAGTCATAAAACAGTTGCTTGAAAGTGATGATGTAACAGATACTTTTGTTAACGAACTGCGAACTGATGAACGTAAAGGTATTCAAAAATTAATTGACCGATATGAGAAAAGGAAGTTGCAAGAACTGGAATTAGAGCAGAAATATCGGCGAATGTGCTGGTATGAACAAAAAAATTATGCCAAATCCTGCCACTTTATCGCTGGGATAGACGAAGCGGGACGTGGTCCGCTTGCAGGTCCAGTAGTTGCGGCAGCTGTTATACTTCCTGAGGATTTTAAATTACTTGGTTTGAATGATTCCAAACAGCTGAATGAAACAACCCGTGATGCTTTTTTTGAAATTATTAAAGAAAATGCAGTCAGCTACGGTATATCAATGGTATCCAGTCAGGAAATCGATCAGGTTAATATCTACGAAGCTACCAAGTTGGCAATGTACAGAGCGGTTGATCAGCTTGATCCAAAACCGGACCATGTGCTAATTGATGCGGTTAATCTCGAAAAACTGCCCTGCTCATCAGAAGCTATTACAAAAGGTGACCAGAAAAGTGTTTCAATAGCGGCGGCAAGTATTTTGGCAAAGGTTACACGTGATACGGCAATGAGGCAATTGCATGAAAAATATTCAGTCTATGGCTTTGCCTCCAACATGGGCTATGGTACACAACAGCATCTCGAAGCGCTTCGGAAACATGGCGCAACACCTTATCACCGGAATTCATTTGCACCAGTCCGGGAAGCTTTTCTGCGTTAG
- the sucC gene encoding ADP-forming succinate--CoA ligase subunit beta: MNIHEYQGKDILRNYGVNVPNGHVAYTVDEAVEAAKKLDGTVKVVKAQIHAGGRGKAGGVKLAKNLDEVRTYADEILGKTLVTHQTGPEGKEVKRLLIEEGCDIKKEYYVGLVLDRATSRVVMMASEEGGTEIEEVAANTPEKIFKEVIDPVVGLSGYQARRLAFNINIPDELIGKAAKFMTSLYTAFVEKDCSIAEINPLVTTGDGQVLALDSKLNFDDNAMFRQKDVMELRDLDEEDEKEIEASKYDLSYVALDGNIGCMVNGAGLAMSTMDIIKHQGGEPANFLDVGGGATAEKVTEAFKIILSDSNVKGIFVNIFGGIMKCDVIAEGVVEATKQVGLELPLVVRLEGTNVELGKKILDDSGLNITSAGSMADGAEKIVSMVK; encoded by the coding sequence ATGAACATTCATGAGTATCAAGGCAAAGATATTTTGCGAAACTATGGTGTAAATGTTCCAAACGGACATGTTGCATATACGGTAGATGAAGCAGTTGAAGCTGCCAAAAAACTTGATGGTACCGTAAAAGTAGTGAAAGCACAAATCCATGCTGGAGGCCGTGGTAAAGCGGGCGGTGTAAAACTAGCTAAAAATCTTGATGAAGTGCGTACATACGCAGATGAAATTTTAGGAAAAACATTGGTAACGCACCAAACAGGCCCTGAAGGAAAAGAAGTAAAACGTTTGCTTATTGAAGAAGGCTGTGACATCAAGAAAGAATATTATGTTGGTCTGGTACTTGATCGTGCCACATCCCGCGTTGTTATGATGGCATCCGAAGAAGGCGGTACGGAAATTGAAGAAGTAGCAGCAAATACGCCTGAGAAAATTTTTAAAGAAGTAATTGACCCGGTAGTAGGCCTATCCGGATATCAGGCTCGCAGATTGGCATTCAATATTAATATTCCTGATGAGTTAATTGGTAAGGCTGCGAAATTTATGACAAGTCTTTATACTGCTTTTGTCGAAAAGGATTGTTCGATTGCTGAAATTAATCCGCTTGTAACGACAGGTGATGGTCAAGTGTTGGCGCTGGACTCCAAACTGAATTTTGATGACAATGCAATGTTCCGTCAAAAAGATGTTATGGAATTGCGTGACCTTGATGAGGAAGATGAAAAAGAGATTGAAGCATCCAAATATGACTTAAGCTATGTTGCATTGGACGGTAATATCGGCTGCATGGTAAATGGAGCGGGGCTTGCTATGTCAACGATGGATATTATCAAGCATCAGGGTGGAGAACCAGCAAACTTCCTTGATGTTGGCGGCGGTGCAACTGCCGAAAAAGTTACCGAAGCATTTAAGATCATTTTGTCCGATTCCAATGTAAAAGGAATTTTTGTCAATATCTTCGGCGGTATCATGAAGTGTGATGTAATTGCTGAAGGTGTTGTGGAAGCAACAAAGCAAGTTGGATTGGAACTTCCGCTTGTTGTACGTCTGGAAGGTACAAATGTTGAATTAGGCAAGAAAATTCTTGACGACTCTGGCTTAAACATTACTTCAGCTGGTTCCATGGCTGATGGTGCAGAAAAAATTGTTTCCATGGTTAAATAA
- the sucD gene encoding succinate--CoA ligase subunit alpha, which yields MSVYVNKDTKVIVQGITGGTAKFHTKQMLEYGTKIVGGVTPKKGGTEVEGVPVFNTVKDAVDATGATASVIYVPAPFAADAILEAVDAELDLAICITEHIPVMDMVKVKRYMEGKKTRLVGPNCPGVITADESKIGIMPGYIHKKGHIGVVSRSGTLTYEAVHQLSEAGYGQTTAVGIGGDPVNGTNFIDVLTAFNDDPETEAVVMIGEIGGTAEEEAAEWVKANMKKPVVGFIGGATAPPGKRMGHAGAIISGGKGTADEKIRVMNECGIKVAETPAEIGDTMISVLKENNLNDKCKTH from the coding sequence ATGAGTGTATATGTAAATAAAGATACAAAAGTTATTGTCCAGGGAATCACTGGCGGTACAGCCAAATTCCATACAAAACAAATGCTTGAGTACGGTACAAAAATCGTTGGTGGTGTAACACCTAAAAAAGGCGGTACCGAAGTAGAAGGTGTTCCAGTATTCAATACAGTAAAAGATGCGGTTGATGCAACAGGGGCAACTGCTTCCGTAATTTATGTTCCGGCTCCATTTGCCGCAGATGCCATTCTTGAAGCAGTTGATGCAGAGCTTGATCTTGCTATTTGTATAACGGAGCATATCCCTGTCATGGATATGGTGAAAGTTAAACGTTATATGGAAGGTAAGAAAACGCGTCTTGTAGGTCCAAACTGCCCTGGTGTCATTACAGCTGACGAAAGTAAAATTGGAATCATGCCTGGTTATATTCATAAAAAAGGTCATATTGGAGTCGTTTCACGCTCTGGAACGTTAACATATGAAGCTGTACATCAATTATCTGAAGCAGGATATGGTCAAACAACTGCTGTAGGTATTGGTGGAGACCCTGTAAATGGAACAAATTTCATTGATGTACTAACGGCATTCAATGATGATCCTGAAACAGAGGCAGTTGTTATGATTGGTGAAATCGGTGGTACTGCTGAGGAAGAAGCGGCAGAATGGGTTAAAGCGAACATGAAGAAACCTGTTGTCGGCTTTATTGGCGGCGCAACTGCACCTCCCGGCAAACGTATGGGGCATGCCGGTGCTATTATTTCCGGTGGGAAAGGTACAGCAGACGAAAAAATTCGCGTAATGAACGAATGCGGAATAAAAGTTGCTGAAACACCAGCAGAAATCGGTGATACGATGATCAGTGTGTTAAAAGAAAATAACCTGAATGACAAATGTAAAACACATTAA
- the dprA gene encoding DNA-processing protein DprA yields the protein MEAVRKRLIHITRCRGITRRSIRRFVRYDPTLQSIYKFSSTEINQFLAIPHKQASLLYSDLRNPSLIKQIIQDISSCRVITLVDEDYPVVLKTIKDAPLVLYAMGNTSLLDKHPLISVIGTRKPSREALSKTEAFVVPLIHSNWVIVSGMASGIDSMAHQQTLKYDGMTIAVLGGGFHHIYPKHNYHLFNQIAEHGLVLSEYPPDTPPKRYHFPERNRIISGLSFGTLVIEATERSGTLITVDQALDQGREVYAVPGNPFLAQTRGCHKMIQEGAKLVQHPMDIMEDWERMESNYKLLS from the coding sequence TTGGAAGCGGTCCGTAAACGTTTGATTCATATTACAAGATGCCGTGGTATTACACGAAGATCCATCAGAAGGTTTGTCCGTTATGATCCCACACTTCAAAGTATCTACAAGTTTTCCTCAACAGAGATAAATCAGTTCTTGGCTATCCCGCACAAACAGGCTTCATTACTCTATTCCGATCTGCGTAATCCTTCATTAATTAAACAGATTATACAAGACATTTCTTCATGCCGGGTTATTACTTTAGTTGACGAAGACTATCCCGTTGTGTTAAAAACTATAAAAGATGCGCCGCTCGTCCTATATGCCATGGGCAACACTTCCTTACTGGACAAACACCCATTAATCAGTGTGATAGGAACGCGTAAGCCATCAAGGGAAGCGCTGTCGAAGACGGAGGCATTTGTAGTTCCTTTAATTCACAGTAATTGGGTTATTGTCAGTGGAATGGCATCCGGGATCGACAGTATGGCACATCAGCAAACTTTGAAATATGATGGAATGACTATCGCGGTATTAGGCGGAGGATTTCATCATATATATCCGAAACACAATTATCATTTATTCAATCAAATAGCCGAACATGGTCTCGTTCTCTCGGAGTACCCGCCGGATACACCGCCAAAGCGTTATCATTTTCCGGAAAGAAACCGAATCATCAGTGGTTTGAGCTTTGGAACATTGGTGATTGAAGCAACAGAACGAAGCGGTACACTTATAACGGTGGATCAGGCATTGGATCAGGGGCGTGAGGTATATGCTGTGCCCGGAAATCCTTTCCTAGCTCAAACCAGGGGCTGTCACAAAATGATTCAGGAGGGCGCTAAACTGGTTCAGCACCCGATGGATATAATGGAGGATTGGGAACGGATGGAATCAAACTACAAATTGCTAAGTTAA
- the topA gene encoding type I DNA topoisomerase, producing MSDYLVIVESPAKAKTIERYLGKKYKVKASMGHVRDLPKSQTGVDTEDNFKPKYITIRGKGDVLKDLKKSAKKAKKIYLAADPDREGEAIAWHLAYALGIDENSKCRVVFNEITKDAIKESFKHPRSIDNDLVDAQQARRILDRLVGYNISPLLWKKVKKGLSAGRVQSVAVKLIIDREKEIENFKPEEYWSIEANFLKDKESFEGSFYGIDGKKQELKTESNVNNVMKKMQGKSFTVSKVNRRERKRNPAQPFTTSSLQQEAARKLNFRAKKTMMVAQQLYEGIDLGKKSGGITGLITYMRTDSTRISNTAKEEAKGYIEQQYGKNYLGNHKKSKKQEGAQDAHEAVRPTSVVRDPKSLKPILSRDQYRLYKLVWERFLASQMAPAVMDTMTVHLLNNGVEFRATGSKVKFKGFMKVYVESSDDKKKDDNKFLPDLSEGMTVEAKDITPNQHFTQPPPRFTEARLVRTMEELGIGRPSTYAPTLDTIQRRNYVSIDNKRFVPTELGGIVIDILEEFFPEIINVDFTVKMEDDLDSIEEGKTEWVKLLDQFYGNFSKRLEVAEEEMEKIEIRDEPAGITCENCGHEMVYKMGRYGKFLACSNFPECRNTKPILKEIGVKCPKCKEGNVVERKSKKKRTFYGCDRYPECDFVSWDKPISRPCPKCDSLLVEKKSKKETRIQCTNCDYKENAQN from the coding sequence ATGTCAGATTACCTGGTGATCGTTGAATCGCCGGCAAAGGCAAAAACGATCGAACGCTATTTAGGCAAGAAATATAAAGTAAAAGCATCCATGGGTCATGTAAGAGACCTGCCCAAAAGTCAAACGGGTGTTGATACTGAAGATAATTTTAAACCGAAATATATAACAATACGCGGTAAAGGTGACGTACTGAAGGATTTAAAAAAATCAGCTAAAAAAGCAAAGAAAATTTATCTGGCTGCTGACCCCGATAGAGAGGGGGAGGCAATTGCCTGGCATTTGGCCTATGCTCTGGGAATTGACGAAAATTCCAAATGCCGTGTGGTATTTAATGAAATTACGAAAGATGCAATTAAAGAGTCATTTAAACACCCGCGATCAATTGATAATGATCTGGTTGATGCGCAGCAGGCGAGAAGAATTCTTGACAGACTTGTCGGTTATAATATCAGCCCTTTACTTTGGAAAAAAGTAAAAAAAGGACTAAGCGCGGGTCGTGTTCAGTCGGTTGCTGTAAAACTGATCATTGACCGGGAAAAGGAAATTGAAAACTTTAAGCCGGAAGAATACTGGTCAATTGAAGCCAATTTTCTAAAGGACAAGGAATCATTCGAAGGCTCTTTTTATGGAATTGACGGAAAGAAACAGGAATTAAAAACAGAGTCGAACGTTAATAATGTGATGAAAAAAATGCAGGGTAAATCATTCACCGTGAGTAAAGTAAACCGCCGTGAACGAAAGCGAAATCCTGCACAGCCATTTACAACATCGTCACTGCAACAAGAGGCTGCCCGCAAATTAAATTTTCGGGCAAAGAAAACGATGATGGTGGCGCAACAATTGTATGAAGGGATCGACCTTGGCAAAAAATCCGGCGGCATTACCGGTTTAATCACCTATATGCGTACTGATTCAACGCGTATATCCAATACCGCAAAAGAAGAAGCAAAAGGATATATCGAACAACAGTACGGTAAAAACTATTTAGGCAATCATAAAAAAAGCAAGAAGCAGGAAGGCGCACAGGATGCTCACGAAGCTGTTCGTCCTACATCAGTTGTACGGGATCCGAAATCACTAAAACCCATATTGTCCAGAGATCAATACAGATTGTACAAACTTGTTTGGGAACGGTTTCTGGCTAGTCAAATGGCTCCGGCAGTTATGGATACCATGACGGTACATCTTTTAAATAACGGAGTTGAATTCCGTGCAACAGGTTCAAAAGTGAAGTTTAAAGGGTTTATGAAAGTGTACGTGGAAAGCTCCGATGATAAGAAAAAAGATGACAATAAATTTCTTCCTGACCTTTCCGAAGGGATGACTGTTGAGGCTAAAGACATTACTCCGAATCAGCATTTCACACAGCCGCCGCCGAGATTTACGGAAGCAAGACTTGTCCGAACAATGGAAGAGTTGGGAATCGGGCGTCCATCAACATATGCCCCTACACTGGATACGATTCAGCGCAGGAATTATGTCAGTATCGACAATAAGCGTTTTGTACCAACAGAACTCGGTGGAATTGTTATTGATATATTGGAGGAATTCTTCCCGGAAATTATCAATGTAGATTTTACCGTGAAAATGGAAGATGATCTGGATTCCATTGAGGAAGGCAAAACAGAGTGGGTTAAACTGCTGGATCAGTTTTATGGTAATTTCAGCAAACGTCTGGAAGTAGCAGAAGAGGAAATGGAAAAAATCGAAATTCGGGATGAGCCGGCAGGTATTACGTGTGAAAACTGTGGTCATGAAATGGTGTATAAAATGGGCCGGTATGGTAAATTTCTGGCATGTTCAAACTTCCCGGAATGCCGTAATACGAAACCAATTCTGAAAGAAATCGGAGTTAAATGCCCGAAATGTAAAGAGGGCAATGTCGTGGAACGAAAATCAAAAAAGAAAAGAACATTTTACGGTTGTGATCGCTACCCTGAATGTGATTTTGTTTCCTGGGACAAACCAATATCACGACCATGTCCCAAATGTGATTCACTGCTTGTTGAGAAAAAGAGTAAAAAGGAAACCCGTATTCAATGTACTAATTGTGATTACAAAGAAAATGCACAAAATTAG
- the xerC gene encoding tyrosine recombinase XerC: protein MNKYKEQCDAFIEYLQIERNASPYTVKFYVKDLEDFFDFLNAEGVVGLEQVSYQEVRLYLTVLFDRKLNRRTVSRKISSLRSFYKFLDREGYVSTNPFIHVKLPKADKSIPGFLYREELNKLFEVNDLSDPLGQRDQALLETFYATGIRVSECQGMLLNDIDFSVGTMLIRGKGNKERYIPFGRFAEIALETYIHDGRNQLLQKSQVPTKSVFLNAKGTPLTARGIRLILNKMVEKAALTVHVHPHKLRHTFATHLLNEGADLRGVQELLGHENLSSTQIYTHVTKDRLRNVYMQAHPRADGHNSDQRGDQRGK, encoded by the coding sequence TTGAATAAATATAAAGAACAATGCGATGCGTTTATTGAATATTTGCAAATTGAGAGAAATGCATCCCCCTATACTGTTAAATTCTATGTAAAAGATTTGGAAGATTTCTTTGACTTTTTAAATGCTGAAGGGGTCGTCGGACTGGAACAGGTTAGTTATCAAGAGGTACGTTTATATTTGACGGTGTTATTTGACCGGAAGTTAAACAGACGAACTGTTTCCAGAAAAATATCAAGCCTCAGAAGCTTTTACAAGTTTTTGGATAGGGAAGGGTATGTTTCCACTAATCCTTTTATCCATGTGAAACTTCCAAAAGCGGATAAATCAATCCCTGGTTTTTTATATCGGGAAGAATTAAATAAGTTATTTGAAGTGAATGATTTATCGGATCCTTTGGGGCAGAGAGACCAGGCGCTCCTGGAAACTTTTTATGCCACTGGGATACGTGTCAGCGAGTGTCAGGGGATGCTGTTAAACGATATTGATTTTTCTGTTGGAACGATGCTTATAAGAGGTAAAGGGAATAAAGAACGTTATATACCATTTGGACGTTTTGCCGAAATTGCCCTGGAAACCTACATACATGATGGAAGAAATCAGCTTTTGCAAAAATCCCAGGTTCCAACAAAGAGTGTTTTTTTGAATGCAAAAGGAACGCCGCTTACAGCCAGGGGAATACGACTTATTCTTAATAAGATGGTAGAAAAAGCTGCACTAACAGTACATGTTCATCCGCACAAACTCCGTCATACGTTTGCAACACATCTGTTGAATGAGGGAGCGGATCTTCGAGGTGTTCAGGAGCTTCTGGGACATGAAAATTTGTCATCAACGCAAATATACACGCATGTGACCAAAGATCGGTTGCGAAATGTGTATATGCAAGCGCATCCCAGAGCGGATGGTCATAATTCTGATCAAAGAGGTGATCAACGTGGCAAATGA
- the hslV gene encoding ATP-dependent protease subunit HslV yields the protein MANEFHATTIFAVQHNGQCAMSGDGQVTMGNAVVMKHKARKVRTLFNGKVLAGFAGSVADAFTLFEKFEGKLEAFDGNLARASVELAKEWRSDKVLRKLEAMLIVMNKEKMFLVSGTGEVIEPDDGILSIGSGGNYALSAGRALVRYSGDLTAKEIAKAALEVAGEICVYTNDHITLEVLE from the coding sequence GTGGCAAATGAATTCCATGCCACAACTATTTTTGCGGTTCAGCATAATGGTCAATGTGCCATGAGTGGTGACGGCCAGGTAACAATGGGAAATGCCGTCGTAATGAAACATAAAGCCAGAAAAGTTCGTACGTTATTTAACGGAAAGGTTCTCGCCGGGTTCGCCGGATCTGTGGCAGACGCTTTCACCCTTTTTGAAAAATTTGAAGGAAAACTGGAGGCTTTCGATGGCAATTTGGCCAGAGCGTCGGTTGAACTGGCAAAAGAATGGCGCAGTGATAAAGTGCTTCGTAAACTGGAAGCAATGCTGATTGTCATGAATAAAGAAAAGATGTTTCTGGTTTCAGGGACAGGAGAAGTAATCGAACCTGATGACGGTATTCTTTCAATCGGTTCAGGCGGCAATTATGCACTGAGCGCTGGGAGAGCTTTAGTCAGATATTCCGGGGATTTGACCGCTAAAGAAATTGCAAAGGCAGCTCTTGAGGTTGCCGGCGAAATATGTGTCTATACGAATGATCACATAACTTTAGAGGTACTTGAATAA
- the hslU gene encoding HslU--HslV peptidase ATPase subunit — MGIDYTPKQIVGQLDKYIIGQNNAKKSVAVALRNRYRRMKLDDTIKDEIVPKNILMIGPTGVGKTEVARRLAKLVGAPFVKVEATKFTEVGYVGRDVESMVRDLVEMALRMVKEEKMHEVEGQAEKEANKQLVKLLVPQAKKQNNMKNPFEMLFPGQQDEDDDDDDLKDEEIKNKRSRIEHQLALGELENYTVTVEIEETPPSMFDMLQGSGMEQMGMNMQDAFGQFMPKKKKKRNLPVAEARKVLTQQEAQKLVDMEEAAQEAIQRAEQSGIIFIDEIDKVAAKQDNSANVSREGVQRDILPIVEGSTVVTKQGPVKTDHMLFIAAGAFHMAKPSDLIPELQGRFPIRVELDKLTVDDFKRILKEPSNALLKQYTALLKTEGINVIFTDEAIDKLAEIAYDVNQDTDNIGARRLHTILEKLLEDLSFEAPEINMEQVEITGEYVDKKLSNIVENKDLSQFIL, encoded by the coding sequence ATGGGAATTGATTACACTCCTAAACAAATTGTGGGTCAATTGGATAAATATATTATTGGTCAGAACAATGCCAAGAAATCGGTTGCTGTTGCACTTCGAAACCGTTATCGGCGTATGAAACTCGATGATACTATCAAAGATGAAATTGTCCCAAAAAACATACTCATGATCGGGCCGACAGGAGTAGGTAAAACTGAAGTTGCCCGTCGTTTGGCCAAATTGGTCGGTGCACCTTTCGTGAAAGTGGAAGCAACTAAATTTACGGAAGTTGGTTATGTAGGCCGTGATGTCGAATCAATGGTTAGAGATCTCGTCGAAATGGCACTCAGAATGGTGAAAGAAGAGAAAATGCATGAGGTGGAAGGTCAGGCCGAGAAGGAAGCAAATAAACAGCTGGTAAAACTGCTTGTCCCTCAGGCAAAAAAACAAAATAACATGAAAAACCCATTTGAAATGCTGTTTCCGGGTCAGCAGGATGAAGATGATGATGACGATGATTTAAAGGATGAAGAAATAAAAAATAAGCGAAGCAGAATTGAGCATCAGCTTGCTTTAGGTGAACTCGAGAATTATACTGTAACGGTGGAAATAGAAGAAACGCCGCCATCCATGTTTGACATGCTGCAAGGATCGGGTATGGAACAGATGGGTATGAACATGCAGGATGCATTTGGGCAATTCATGCCGAAGAAAAAGAAAAAGCGAAATCTTCCTGTTGCAGAAGCCAGGAAAGTATTAACACAACAGGAAGCACAAAAACTTGTTGATATGGAAGAAGCTGCCCAAGAAGCCATCCAGCGTGCCGAGCAATCCGGGATCATCTTTATCGATGAAATTGACAAAGTTGCTGCAAAGCAGGATAACTCGGCAAACGTATCAAGAGAAGGTGTTCAACGTGATATTTTACCGATAGTGGAAGGTTCAACTGTTGTAACCAAACAGGGTCCTGTTAAGACGGATCATATGCTTTTCATTGCTGCAGGTGCTTTTCATATGGCTAAACCATCCGATTTAATTCCTGAACTGCAGGGCAGATTTCCGATTCGGGTTGAATTGGATAAACTGACAGTAGATGATTTTAAGCGTATTTTGAAAGAGCCATCCAATGCTTTGCTGAAACAATATACAGCATTGCTGAAAACAGAAGGTATAAATGTTATTTTTACAGACGAAGCTATAGATAAACTGGCAGAAATTGCATATGACGTAAACCAGGATACGGATAACATCGGTGCCAGACGGCTTCATACTATTCTGGAGAAACTATTGGAAGACTTATCGTTTGAAGCCCCGGAAATTAATATGGAACAGGTGGAAATCACCGGGGAATATGTGGATAAGAAATTGAGCAATATCGTAGAAAATAAAGATTTAAGTCAATTTATACTATAA
- the codY gene encoding GTP-sensing pleiotropic transcriptional regulator CodY, which yields MELLDRARKINAMLQKATGKSVNFNEMSASLREVIKGNIFILSRRGKLLGFAINQEIENDRMKAMLEDRQFPEEYTQGLYGIYETTANLDIDSPYTAFPVENRELFKNGLTTIVPIIGGGERLGTLVLSRLTESFSDDDLLLAEYGATVVGMEILHEKTEEIEVEARSKAVVQMAISSLSYSELEAIDHIFEELNGHEGLLVASKIADRVGITRSVIVNALRKLESAGVIESRSLGMKGTYIKVLNDKFLVELEKLRSR from the coding sequence ATGGAACTTTTAGATCGAGCCAGAAAAATCAACGCAATGCTGCAGAAAGCAACAGGCAAATCGGTGAACTTTAACGAGATGTCTGCATCACTGAGGGAGGTTATCAAAGGAAACATTTTCATCCTGAGCAGACGCGGTAAATTATTAGGTTTTGCGATCAATCAGGAAATTGAAAATGATCGTATGAAAGCAATGCTGGAGGATAGACAGTTTCCGGAAGAATACACTCAAGGACTCTATGGGATTTATGAAACGACAGCGAACCTTGATATTGACAGTCCGTACACTGCATTCCCTGTTGAGAACCGGGAGTTGTTTAAAAATGGTCTGACAACTATTGTACCAATTATTGGTGGTGGTGAGCGTCTTGGAACCTTGGTGCTAAGTCGTTTGACTGAAAGTTTCAGTGACGATGATCTTCTGCTTGCAGAATATGGTGCCACTGTTGTCGGTATGGAAATTCTTCATGAAAAAACAGAAGAAATCGAAGTGGAAGCAAGAAGCAAGGCAGTTGTTCAAATGGCAATCAGCTCATTGTCCTACAGTGAACTTGAAGCGATTGACCACATTTTTGAAGAATTAAATGGGCATGAAGGACTGCTTGTAGCTAGTAAAATAGCAGATAGGGTCGGCATAACCAGATCCGTAATCGTCAACGCGCTTCGCAAGCTGGAAAGCGCCGGCGTTATCGAATCCCGTTCACTTGGAATGAAAGGAACATATATTAAAGTTCTAAATGATAAATTCCTAGTTGAGCTGGAAAAGTTAAGATCAAGATAA